From a region of the Paenibacillus lutimineralis genome:
- a CDS encoding B12-binding domain-containing radical SAM protein, whose amino-acid sequence MKVILTTLNAKFIHTSLAIRLLKAYSGHEFDIDLVEYTIKDPAMNIVSDLYQRKPDVIGFSCYIWNMEETLKLVDLLKKVLPDTFIVLGGPEVSYDTEYWMNRCPNIDAIVMGDGEETFHHLLQELSGERKLHFVFGAAYRKGDEVIVNPGRPKSDLDTLPSPHRFPEDLPNLSKRIIYFETSRGCPFSCQFCLSSIEVGVRYYDIERVKSDIMYLIDNGAKVIKFLDRTFNINRSYAMEMFQFLIDNHRGCVFQFEITADIMRPEVLDFLAENAPPGIFRFEIGVQSTNDPTNLLVKRRQNFTKLTRTVTKIKESGKIDQHLDLIAGLPEEDYSTFRKTFNDVFEMRPEELQLGFLKMLRGTGLRNDADKYGYTFMDHAPYEILSNDVLPFRDVIRLKRLEDVLEKYWNDHRMDHTIEYLISQEFTSPFDFFQEFGDYWEERGWQRIGHQLEDLFSRLYEFLTQHGLKEPEIVLGLMKLDYYLGHKYKPRKIWWEDRMHKHARNSYFKALASGEMDIPIELAARNLDERELMKYAVIEELPFSLTDVLGGKSTMLDVAAEAKEGNGTLLIVLYQQEADEHPVYYPLPLTVAVVQE is encoded by the coding sequence ATGAAAGTCATCTTGACTACATTAAACGCAAAATTTATTCATACCTCTTTGGCGATCCGATTACTCAAGGCTTACAGTGGCCATGAGTTCGATATCGATCTGGTAGAGTACACGATTAAAGACCCGGCGATGAATATCGTGTCTGATCTGTATCAGCGAAAGCCGGATGTCATCGGATTCTCCTGTTATATCTGGAATATGGAAGAGACGCTCAAGCTTGTAGATTTATTAAAAAAGGTGCTGCCCGACACGTTCATCGTGCTCGGCGGTCCCGAGGTGTCCTACGATACAGAGTACTGGATGAATCGTTGTCCGAACATCGACGCGATCGTGATGGGGGACGGGGAAGAGACGTTCCATCACTTATTACAGGAATTGTCTGGTGAGCGCAAGCTGCATTTCGTATTTGGGGCTGCGTATCGCAAGGGTGATGAGGTCATCGTCAACCCGGGACGGCCGAAGTCGGATCTGGACACGCTGCCTTCACCGCACCGGTTTCCCGAGGATCTTCCGAACCTTAGCAAACGGATCATTTATTTCGAGACGAGCCGTGGTTGTCCGTTCAGCTGTCAATTTTGTTTGTCCAGCATTGAGGTTGGGGTACGATACTATGATATCGAGCGTGTGAAGTCGGATATCATGTATCTGATCGATAATGGGGCAAAGGTTATCAAGTTCCTCGACCGGACGTTCAACATTAACCGCAGTTATGCGATGGAGATGTTCCAGTTCCTGATCGATAACCATCGCGGCTGCGTGTTCCAGTTCGAGATCACCGCTGATATTATGAGGCCGGAAGTACTTGATTTTCTGGCTGAGAATGCACCGCCGGGAATCTTCCGTTTTGAAATCGGCGTGCAGTCGACGAATGACCCGACGAATCTGCTGGTGAAGCGTCGGCAGAACTTCACCAAGCTGACGCGTACCGTGACCAAGATTAAAGAGAGCGGCAAAATCGATCAGCATCTTGACTTGATTGCTGGTCTACCGGAGGAGGATTATTCGACCTTCCGCAAGACGTTCAATGATGTGTTCGAGATGCGCCCCGAAGAGCTGCAACTCGGCTTCCTGAAAATGCTGCGCGGCACCGGACTCCGTAATGATGCTGATAAGTATGGATATACGTTCATGGATCATGCGCCATATGAAATATTGAGCAATGATGTGCTTCCTTTCCGTGATGTAATCAGGCTGAAGCGGCTGGAGGATGTACTGGAGAAGTATTGGAACGATCACCGCATGGATCATACGATCGAATACCTCATTTCACAGGAATTCACGTCACCATTCGATTTCTTCCAGGAGTTCGGTGACTATTGGGAAGAACGGGGCTGGCAGCGGATCGGCCATCAGCTGGAGGATTTGTTCTCTCGGCTGTATGAATTCCTAACCCAGCACGGGCTTAAAGAGCCAGAGATCGTGCTTGGCTTGATGAAGCTCGATTACTATTTGGGACATAAGTATAAGCCGCGCAAAATATGGTGGGAAGACCGCATGCATAAGCATGCACGGAACAGCTACTTCAAGGCTCTGGCTTCAGGTGAGATGGATATACCTATCGAGCTCGCTGCAAGGAATCTGGACGAGCGAGAGCTTATGAAATATGCGGTCATTGAGGAGCTGCCATTCTCGCTTACCGATGTTCTAGGAGGCAAGTCTACCATGCTAGATGTCGCTGCAGAAGCCAAGGAAGGCAACGGAACACTGCTTATTGTTCTGTACCAGCAGGAAGCTGACGAGCATCCGGTTTACTATCCGCTTCCGTTAACTGTGGCAGTTGTGCAGGAATAA
- the recQ gene encoding DNA helicase RecQ, whose translation MRTELQSMEEAKQLLQKYYGYPDFREGQRKIVSSVLSGADTLGIMPTGGGKSICYQIPALMLPGLTLVISPLISLMKDQVDALLAAGVSAAYINSTLTGKEVNERIRAAKRGELKLLYVAPERLELDWFREEMKELTISMLAVDEAHCVSQWGHDFRTSYLAITPFVAELPRRPIVAAFTATATPEVMDDMIGLLKLHDPSVFVTGLGRDNLAMSVLRGENKREFVLNYANTHGSQPGIVYAATRKDVDDLYERLRASGIPTGRYHAGLPDQEREENQEAFLYDDIRVMVATNAFGMGIDKSNVRYVIHYNMPKNMEAYVQEAGRAGRDGEPSECILLFSAQDIMTQKFLIEQNPQDETRKHNEYRKLQQMIEYCYSTKCLRWGMLDYFGEEHDHSLCGICSNCRDERELVDATTDAQIIFSCIHRMRERFGVALVSSVLKGSQNKKVLQYSFDQLSTYGMMRRRTEKEISELINVLIAEGYLSLSEGQYPIVKLAPLAIDVLKGKQQVMLRAPETPQTAAAGSSGGTRRRGRNYDDGPSAVNETVFEQLRLIRRDLAEKERVPSYIIFNDATLREMSVVCPTSETDMLRIKGVGEVKFRKYGAPFLKFFQNME comes from the coding sequence ATGAGAACAGAGCTGCAAAGTATGGAAGAAGCCAAGCAATTGCTGCAAAAATATTACGGCTATCCCGATTTCCGCGAGGGCCAGCGTAAGATCGTATCGAGTGTGCTGTCTGGGGCGGATACGCTTGGCATAATGCCGACCGGGGGCGGGAAATCAATCTGCTATCAGATTCCGGCGCTAATGCTACCAGGGCTTACACTAGTGATCTCGCCGTTGATCTCCTTAATGAAGGATCAGGTGGATGCATTGCTCGCGGCAGGAGTATCCGCTGCTTACATTAATAGTACCTTGACCGGCAAAGAGGTTAATGAACGGATTCGTGCTGCTAAGCGCGGTGAACTTAAGCTGCTCTATGTCGCTCCCGAGCGGCTCGAGCTTGACTGGTTCCGCGAGGAAATGAAGGAACTGACCATCTCGATGCTGGCCGTTGATGAGGCGCACTGTGTATCTCAGTGGGGGCATGATTTCCGGACGAGCTATCTGGCGATTACGCCTTTCGTGGCAGAGCTGCCGCGGCGTCCAATCGTCGCAGCCTTCACGGCAACGGCGACGCCGGAGGTCATGGACGATATGATCGGATTATTGAAGCTTCATGATCCGTCTGTGTTCGTAACTGGTCTTGGCCGAGACAATCTAGCCATGTCCGTGCTGCGTGGGGAGAATAAGCGGGAATTCGTACTGAATTACGCCAATACTCACGGCAGTCAGCCGGGTATCGTGTATGCCGCGACGCGTAAAGACGTGGACGATCTGTATGAGCGTCTGCGGGCATCGGGAATTCCGACAGGACGCTACCATGCGGGCTTGCCCGATCAAGAGCGGGAGGAGAACCAGGAGGCTTTTCTCTATGACGATATTCGCGTTATGGTAGCGACGAACGCTTTCGGCATGGGTATTGACAAATCCAATGTCCGTTATGTAATTCATTACAATATGCCCAAGAACATGGAAGCTTACGTACAGGAAGCGGGTCGGGCCGGGAGGGATGGCGAACCGAGCGAATGCATCTTGCTGTTCAGCGCCCAGGATATTATGACCCAGAAGTTCCTGATCGAGCAGAATCCTCAGGATGAGACGCGCAAGCACAATGAGTACCGCAAGCTGCAGCAAATGATAGAATATTGCTATTCTACCAAATGTCTGCGCTGGGGGATGCTTGACTACTTTGGCGAGGAGCATGATCATTCACTGTGCGGCATTTGCAGCAATTGCCGGGATGAGCGCGAGCTCGTGGATGCTACCACGGATGCTCAAATCATCTTCTCCTGCATCCATCGGATGAGGGAGAGATTCGGCGTAGCACTTGTGTCTTCCGTCTTGAAGGGATCTCAGAACAAGAAGGTGCTTCAATACAGCTTCGACCAGCTATCTACCTACGGTATGATGCGACGGCGGACAGAGAAGGAGATCTCCGAGCTGATTAACGTATTGATCGCCGAGGGATATTTATCGCTGTCTGAAGGCCAATATCCGATCGTGAAGCTTGCGCCGCTAGCAATTGATGTGCTAAAGGGCAAGCAGCAGGTGATGCTGCGTGCACCGGAAACACCTCAGACGGCGGCTGCGGGATCGAGCGGTGGTACAAGGCGCCGAGGCCGTAATTACGACGATGGGCCATCGGCGGTGAATGAGACGGTGTTCGAGCAATTGCGCCTGATTCGTCGTGACTTGGCCGAGAAGGAACGGGTTCCGTCCTATATTATTTTCAATGATGCGACCCTACGGGAAATGAGCGTAGTCTGTCCGACATCCGAGACGGATATGCTAAGAATAAAGGGCGTCGGCGAAGTGAAGTTCCGCAAGTACGGCGCGCCTTTTCTGAAGTTTTTTCAAAATATGGAATAG
- a CDS encoding DHA2 family efflux MFS transporter permease subunit: protein MINQGNRRWWVLGALAVGILAVGLDMTILNLALPILATDLHATNRDLQWFADAYNLIFAAMLLPAGLLGDRLGRKRLLIIGLLVFGLASVGCAYASSSLELIVGRALLGLGAALLVPLSMSIIPVLFSEEERPRAIGVWMMANALGIPLGPIVGGWLLNNYWWGSVFLINIPLVIIALIAVSILLPESRCEVNQKVDTIGILASSLGLVSLTYGVIEIGEKEWGDITTLSTIIGGILCLVVFILWEKRSQQPLIDPSLFQSSKFTWGSILAAVISFIMFGVLFVTPQYFQAVQGVNALNSGLRLLPLVFGLLIGAPVSDKLQSKLGTRSTMTLGFLILSAGLAFGANTSMNSGYGFASIWVTIVGFGIGLALPAAMDVAMSPLSAERSGVGSALIMSLRQVGGTMGVAILGTILSSSYRNNLELSGIPEDVTEIVQRSVSAGTAVAQKIGSPALLNSVHASFITGMEMMLWVCGGAAVIGLLLTITFIQKKTDSSRIPQHEQNSIGE from the coding sequence ATGATTAATCAAGGAAATCGAAGATGGTGGGTCTTGGGTGCTCTCGCAGTGGGAATCCTTGCGGTCGGGCTCGATATGACCATTCTTAACCTCGCCCTGCCTATCCTTGCTACCGATCTGCATGCAACGAATAGGGATCTGCAATGGTTCGCAGATGCGTATAACCTAATATTTGCTGCTATGCTTCTGCCAGCAGGTTTGTTAGGTGACCGATTGGGGAGAAAGAGACTGCTGATTATTGGCTTGCTGGTGTTTGGATTGGCTTCTGTTGGATGTGCTTACGCTAGTTCATCCTTGGAGTTGATCGTAGGACGTGCGCTTCTAGGCTTGGGTGCTGCATTATTGGTCCCATTATCCATGTCGATCATACCTGTGTTGTTCTCTGAGGAAGAGCGTCCTAGAGCAATTGGCGTATGGATGATGGCGAATGCGCTCGGTATTCCACTGGGGCCAATTGTGGGAGGCTGGTTGCTGAATAACTACTGGTGGGGCTCCGTATTCCTTATCAATATCCCATTAGTCATCATTGCCTTAATCGCCGTTTCTATCTTGTTGCCTGAATCACGCTGCGAAGTAAATCAAAAAGTAGATACAATCGGGATTCTTGCTTCGAGTCTTGGCCTGGTCAGCTTGACATACGGAGTCATTGAAATCGGTGAAAAAGAATGGGGAGATATCACAACATTATCTACAATCATTGGCGGGATATTGTGCTTAGTCGTTTTCATACTGTGGGAAAAACGCAGCCAACAGCCACTTATTGATCCATCTTTATTTCAGTCATCCAAATTCACATGGGGTTCAATACTGGCTGCTGTCATATCCTTTATCATGTTTGGAGTATTGTTCGTAACACCGCAATATTTTCAAGCCGTTCAAGGTGTTAACGCATTAAATTCCGGATTACGCTTATTGCCATTAGTTTTTGGCCTTTTGATTGGAGCCCCCGTATCCGATAAACTACAATCCAAACTAGGTACCCGGTCTACTATGACTCTTGGTTTCTTAATACTGTCTGCCGGCTTAGCGTTTGGGGCTAATACTAGTATGAATAGTGGGTACGGTTTTGCCTCAATATGGGTCACTATTGTTGGTTTTGGGATTGGATTGGCCTTACCCGCGGCAATGGACGTCGCGATGTCGCCACTATCGGCGGAACGCAGCGGCGTAGGCTCGGCATTAATTATGTCCTTACGACAAGTAGGCGGAACGATGGGGGTTGCCATTCTCGGGACCATCCTTAGCTCCAGTTATCGAAATAACCTTGAGTTGAGCGGTATTCCGGAGGATGTTACAGAAATTGTGCAGCGCAGCGTATCTGCAGGTACAGCCGTAGCTCAGAAAATCGGCTCGCCAGCTTTATTGAACTCAGTGCACGCTTCCTTCATCACTGGAATGGAAATGATGCTATGGGTATGCGGGGGAGCAGCAGTCATTGGCTTATTGCTAACCATAACTTTTATACAAAAGAAAACAGACTCCAGCAGAATACCGCAGCATGAACAAAATTCAATAGGAGAATAA
- a CDS encoding TetR family transcriptional regulator, whose translation MSGDNHKTIGLRERKKAKTMAAVQMHALRLFKEFGYHETTVEQIAEAAEISPSTFFRYFATKEDVVTTDNYDPLLISAFEDQPTDLNPLQALRNAMKSAMDQMSDDEFTTMNERNQLIMTVPALRAASLNNLAQTMELLAKIISERMGNKQDNLAIRTLAGAVMGVNMSVMLYYAEHPEADFVKLLDESLTLLEQGLLL comes from the coding sequence GTGTCGGGGGATAACCATAAAACCATTGGGTTGCGAGAACGTAAAAAAGCGAAGACCATGGCAGCAGTTCAGATGCACGCACTGCGTTTATTCAAAGAATTTGGTTACCACGAAACTACAGTAGAGCAGATTGCTGAGGCAGCAGAAATATCTCCGAGTACTTTTTTTAGATATTTCGCAACTAAAGAAGACGTGGTGACTACTGATAATTATGATCCCCTTCTTATCTCAGCTTTTGAAGATCAACCTACCGATCTTAACCCACTTCAAGCTTTACGCAACGCCATGAAATCAGCTATGGATCAAATGTCAGATGATGAGTTTACGACGATGAATGAACGTAACCAACTGATCATGACTGTGCCCGCACTCCGTGCAGCATCATTAAACAATTTGGCTCAAACCATGGAATTGCTCGCTAAAATTATTTCAGAAAGAATGGGAAATAAGCAGGATAATTTGGCTATTCGAACGCTAGCCGGCGCCGTTATGGGAGTCAACATGTCAGTGATGCTTTATTACGCGGAACACCCTGAAGCAGATTTCGTAAAATTGCTGGATGAGTCTTTGACCCTACTGGAACAAGGATTGCTACTATAG
- the rlmD gene encoding 23S rRNA (uracil(1939)-C(5))-methyltransferase RlmD: MKGKPYHKANTTSKPNSKNSPKQKRPTPDRVTSRDSAEELRAGDRIVVTIKRLGINGEGVGYYRRKAVFINGALPGEVIKAEVTKVENRFIAAELKQIEKRSPYRMDAPCPVFNICGGCQIQHLSYEGQMAAKEDIVREAFSRYAGLENVRMKPILGMEHPWGYRNKAQLQLGMGPDGMIAGLYAADSHQLVDITGCPIQHPKVNEAVDLARKVLQRLQIPVYKEKSNQGLVRTIVVRFGFQSEELQITFVTSSDKLPKQEQLIKELRLAIPGLTSIAMNINPKNTSLVFGNRTVILWGEDSIQESLGDLEFTLSPRAFFQLNPLQTVKLYEMVRAAAGLTGKETVVDAYCGTGTIGLWLAPYAGEVRGIESIPEAVEDAKANALRNGRSNTTFYEGYAEELLPRWVKSGFSPDVIIADPPRTGLDSRFIEAVLRTKPKRFVYVSCNPSTLAKDCKDLLDGGYSLEWVQPVDMFPQTSHVECLILMVRKE; this comes from the coding sequence ATGAAAGGCAAACCTTATCATAAAGCAAATACAACCTCAAAACCGAATTCTAAAAATAGTCCGAAGCAAAAGCGGCCTACCCCAGACCGAGTCACTAGTCGTGATTCAGCGGAAGAGCTGCGTGCAGGAGACCGCATCGTCGTTACGATCAAACGGCTAGGTATTAATGGCGAAGGGGTCGGATACTACCGGAGAAAAGCGGTATTTATTAACGGGGCCCTGCCAGGAGAGGTCATCAAGGCGGAGGTCACCAAGGTAGAAAATAGATTTATCGCGGCTGAGCTTAAGCAGATTGAGAAGCGATCCCCTTATCGGATGGATGCCCCCTGTCCCGTATTTAATATTTGTGGAGGCTGCCAAATCCAACACTTATCCTACGAAGGGCAAATGGCAGCAAAGGAAGACATCGTACGCGAAGCCTTCTCGCGCTACGCTGGACTTGAAAATGTGCGTATGAAGCCGATCCTTGGTATGGAACATCCTTGGGGGTACCGGAACAAGGCGCAATTGCAACTTGGTATGGGCCCTGATGGCATGATTGCCGGGCTGTATGCGGCTGACTCCCATCAATTGGTCGATATTACCGGTTGCCCGATTCAGCATCCGAAGGTGAATGAAGCCGTTGATCTGGCCCGCAAAGTACTGCAGCGGTTGCAAATCCCTGTCTATAAGGAGAAAAGCAATCAGGGGCTGGTTCGTACTATCGTAGTCCGCTTCGGATTTCAGTCGGAGGAACTGCAAATTACATTCGTAACAAGCAGCGACAAGTTGCCGAAGCAAGAACAATTAATCAAGGAATTGCGGCTCGCAATTCCCGGGCTGACGAGTATCGCAATGAATATCAATCCGAAGAACACTTCGTTGGTATTCGGTAATCGGACGGTAATCCTGTGGGGCGAGGATAGCATTCAAGAATCGCTTGGCGACCTGGAATTCACTTTGTCTCCGCGCGCCTTCTTCCAGTTGAACCCGCTGCAGACGGTGAAGCTCTACGAGATGGTAAGAGCTGCCGCCGGACTAACTGGCAAGGAGACGGTCGTCGATGCCTATTGCGGTACGGGTACAATCGGACTGTGGCTCGCTCCCTATGCAGGCGAGGTACGCGGAATCGAATCGATCCCGGAGGCAGTCGAAGATGCCAAGGCCAATGCGCTTCGTAATGGGCGCTCCAACACCACCTTCTACGAAGGTTACGCCGAGGAGCTGCTACCGCGCTGGGTGAAGAGCGGCTTCTCCCCTGACGTGATCATCGCTGACCCGCCGCGCACCGGTCTGGATTCCCGCTTCATCGAAGCGGTGCTGCGCACGAAGCCGAAGCGCTTCGTCTATGTCTCCTGCAATCCGTCTACGCTAGCCAAGGATTGCAAGGACCTGCTGGACGGCGGCTACTCCCTGGAATGGGTGCAGCCGGTGGATATGTTTCCGCAGACGAGTCATGTGGAGTGTCTAATATTGATGGTGCGTAAAGAATGA
- a CDS encoding helix-turn-helix transcriptional regulator — protein MERKYLEIDKVIEYIKQHIYEPISLTELARYAAYSPYHFIRIFKERMGVPPQYYVSTLRLQHAKDLLIHTNLSVRDISLEVGQSSLGTFTTRFTERVGMTPSEFRNSPVMSEHYLHSLHQFNNWEVSINKRSQYAKLEGNIKAEIPFDGIVLVGLFPKPIPEGLPLYGTLLRKLGDFCFTDVKPGSYYLMATSVSWGSQTVDFILPHSTLRTRTKDPIIIESDKPVPFQKVMLYTPRLDDPPILISLPLLMGRFLNRVT, from the coding sequence GTGGAGAGAAAGTATTTAGAAATCGATAAAGTAATTGAATACATCAAACAACATATTTACGAACCCATTTCTCTTACCGAATTGGCTCGTTATGCAGCCTACAGCCCTTACCATTTCATTCGCATTTTCAAGGAAAGAATGGGTGTTCCACCTCAGTATTATGTTTCTACCCTTCGATTACAACATGCAAAGGATTTATTAATACATACGAATCTGAGTGTTCGCGATATTTCATTGGAAGTTGGACAAAGCAGTCTTGGAACCTTCACAACACGATTTACTGAACGAGTGGGGATGACACCATCAGAATTTCGAAATTCACCAGTGATGTCAGAACATTATTTACATTCCTTACATCAATTTAATAATTGGGAAGTATCCATTAATAAACGATCTCAATATGCTAAATTAGAGGGTAACATTAAAGCAGAGATTCCTTTTGATGGTATCGTACTTGTTGGATTATTTCCCAAACCAATTCCAGAAGGTCTACCTTTATATGGAACATTACTGCGGAAGCTAGGTGACTTTTGCTTCACAGATGTCAAACCGGGGTCGTATTATCTTATGGCTACATCCGTTTCTTGGGGGTCACAGACCGTAGACTTCATACTCCCACACAGCACATTGCGAACTAGAACAAAAGATCCTATCATAATCGAATCAGATAAACCCGTACCTTTTCAGAAAGTTATGCTCTATACTCCGCGTTTGGACGACCCTCCAATTCTAATTTCACTCCCACTATTGATGGGAAGGTTTCTCAATCGAGTAACTTAA
- a CDS encoding DUF1579 family protein translates to MTMIDETQDLQQLPSPGPEHRLLEIFVGKWNTEGEIRATSSSPAARLIAVDTYEWLPGGFFLIHKVDGHMGNEVVKTTEIIGYDSSKKTYFTRSFDNQGNAGAYLANLRDRFWTINGELERFTGEFSSDGNTLKGKWELLSDGSNWQPWMDIKLTKEKL, encoded by the coding sequence ATGACAATGATTGACGAAACCCAAGATCTACAGCAACTACCCAGTCCTGGTCCCGAGCACAGACTTCTAGAGATATTTGTCGGTAAGTGGAATACGGAAGGGGAAATTAGGGCTACTTCATCCAGTCCTGCAGCCAGACTAATTGCTGTGGACACTTACGAATGGCTACCTGGGGGGTTTTTCCTTATTCACAAAGTGGATGGACACATGGGTAATGAAGTGGTCAAAACCACGGAGATCATCGGCTATGATTCTTCGAAAAAGACGTATTTCACTCGTTCTTTCGACAATCAAGGAAACGCAGGTGCTTACCTAGCAAATCTACGAGATCGTTTCTGGACGATTAATGGTGAATTGGAACGCTTTACGGGCGAATTCAGCAGTGATGGTAACACCTTAAAGGGAAAATGGGAATTATTAAGTGACGGTTCTAATTGGCAACCTTGGATGGATATCAAGTTGACTAAAGAAAAATTGTAA
- a CDS encoding DUF6022 family protein: MTTFKIHAEMSIEKLAQVVSDYIAKYWKEVLAENAEELNKLFPEYEDATYGMYLDKLLPPIWIELETNGYHSAEETKKDDFVIAGCLNFRNSMEKATWGTPNHEIRVFWIVIKNQHQDEIGTLLFELSHSHVQFELPAPPKFIAFKGTNRKDITTKIVQLKENSQ; this comes from the coding sequence ATGACAACATTTAAAATTCACGCTGAGATGTCGATTGAAAAATTAGCACAAGTAGTATCCGATTATATTGCAAAGTACTGGAAAGAAGTCCTAGCAGAAAACGCCGAGGAACTTAATAAACTGTTTCCTGAATATGAAGACGCAACGTATGGAATGTATTTAGATAAACTGCTTCCACCGATTTGGATTGAACTTGAGACAAACGGATATCATTCTGCAGAAGAAACTAAAAAAGATGACTTTGTTATTGCTGGTTGCCTAAACTTTAGAAATTCAATGGAAAAAGCTACCTGGGGGACACCCAATCATGAAATACGTGTTTTTTGGATCGTTATCAAGAACCAGCATCAAGATGAGATTGGTACACTCCTATTTGAATTATCTCATTCTCATGTTCAGTTTGAACTCCCAGCACCTCCAAAGTTCATAGCATTTAAAGGAACTAATCGAAAAGACATTACTACAAAAATTGTCCAATTAAAAGAAAACTCACAATAA
- a CDS encoding MerR family DNA-binding transcriptional regulator, producing the protein MKSKMRPVDIARMLNISTSSLRNYEAKGLVPTTERLATGYRVYTKEHIAYFECITAMAPGFGMEITSTVLKKIQVKELDSALWLINKAQAINYENKVIVGKALRLLETPVNEQTSTKKQMTIGEISRETEIAASTLRYWEKEGLINATREDNNNYRMFDRFQMIKILLMKTNQNAVYSYEVTHLKEQIKTLNDHDYQSLKRIVNHTQNHLEDRNKIQLHGLYYLYRLCSMVNLY; encoded by the coding sequence ATGAAAAGTAAAATGAGACCTGTAGATATCGCAAGGATGTTAAATATTAGCACAAGCTCATTGAGAAATTATGAAGCAAAGGGGTTGGTACCTACTACGGAAAGGCTAGCTACTGGTTATCGCGTTTATACGAAAGAGCATATAGCGTATTTTGAATGCATAACAGCCATGGCTCCGGGATTCGGAATGGAGATAACATCAACCGTTCTAAAAAAAATACAAGTAAAAGAACTGGATTCTGCCCTCTGGCTAATAAATAAAGCTCAAGCAATAAACTATGAAAATAAAGTAATAGTCGGAAAGGCATTACGACTCCTTGAAACTCCAGTCAATGAACAAACCTCGACAAAAAAACAAATGACCATAGGTGAAATATCAAGGGAAACAGAAATTGCTGCATCGACTCTTCGATATTGGGAAAAGGAAGGCTTGATCAATGCAACAAGAGAAGATAATAATAACTATCGCATGTTTGATAGGTTTCAAATGATAAAAATCTTGCTCATGAAAACAAATCAGAATGCTGTTTATTCATATGAGGTTACTCATTTGAAAGAACAGATTAAAACCTTGAATGATCATGATTATCAAAGTTTAAAAAGGATTGTTAATCATACTCAAAATCACTTAGAAGATCGTAATAAAATACAATTACATGGACTTTATTATCTATATCGATTGTGTTCGATGGTCAATTTGTATTGA
- a CDS encoding CatA-like O-acetyltransferase — MNFHPIDMDNWSRKPYFEHYLNNEEFNDFYKRYLDDMKMYGNVKQFAAKANEPPNIFPISSIPWVSFTGFNLNVYNEGTYLLPIFTMGKYFQHDEKILLPLSGQFHHAVCDGYHVGMLFNELQLRADTCKEWLQIY, encoded by the coding sequence ATGAATTTCCATCCAATTGACATGGATAACTGGAGTAGAAAACCCTATTTTGAACATTATTTAAACAATGAAGAATTTAATGATTTCTACAAGCGTTATCTTGATGATATGAAAATGTACGGAAATGTTAAACAATTTGCGGCTAAAGCAAACGAGCCACCAAACATCTTCCCCATTTCTAGCATTCCGTGGGTCAGTTTCACGGGCTTTAACCTGAATGTGTATAACGAAGGAACTTATTTACTACCTATCTTTACAATGGGGAAATATTTTCAGCATGACGAAAAAATATTGTTACCATTGTCGGGACAATTCCACCATGCCGTTTGCGACGGCTACCACGTTGGCATGCTGTTTAATGAACTGCAATTACGTGCAGATACCTGTAAGGAATGGTTGCAAATTTATTAA